One genomic segment of Mytilus galloprovincialis chromosome 5, xbMytGall1.hap1.1, whole genome shotgun sequence includes these proteins:
- the LOC143076460 gene encoding uncharacterized protein LOC143076460 — MNGVNTVRLPLIGEGFHIGGVRTDREPPSRSWARIRTCLIDNPKDEEFSRRQEFWSYQNRNRGVVKSLLKKLPNVPFRIKKKKMRQKDIETERDRIRQTISKLPNISNTEKIMEQDSPGRSTRPRPLGTSKYSDFNFRSSEMNRSNLKEVTRKTDKNNNSKDSDFVPNSSRLPLIDDRPTKTSPVKGNSKLDEHSKKVSFSMNDLSTEIDNRCSTAASRSSTVSETAIENYGHTSHGIADMPRTVLDVVSGNSNDNSENLNNSKKKSNNSIPTVSNNHKHWFQRVVGDKELIASNDYENFARTARPLTDRPSDDQPTNSKIPPEKQYSRSGWNVHSQPFFSNYSGTDRHDNRTSRLSSTKVGARSVESRLNDQNYVKNNETEKLKRFERTYQAQSLTQSRIAERLTQGKSPDRYDKSPERNSRLSDRTSPAQTQTPNRLADRLALSRSPERVSQGQGLNRNSPQRQNKLVSMEHQFNDIGQSSPFSPSPRYMGEYKLTKSPPPVSPGRYFPIFPSNGSPMRKIGGVGKNKFQRTNSKQEPIVLPLQESEGYMIS; from the coding sequence ATGAACGGTGTCAATACGGTGAGATTACCGCTGATTGGAGAGGGGTTTCACATCGGTGGAGTAAGAACTGATCGTGAACCACCCTCTCGAAGCTGGGCAAGGATTAGGACGTGTTTGATTGATAATCCGAAAGATGAGGAATTCAGCAGACGACAGGAATTCTGGAGCTATCAAAATAGAAACCGAGGTGTTGTGAAATCATTATTGAAAAAGTTACCAAACGTTCCATTCaggattaaaaaaaagaaaatgcgaCAAAAGGATATTGAAACGGAAAGGGACAGAATTCGTCAAACTATTTCAAAACTTCCAAATATATcaaatactgaaaaaataatgGAACAGGATTCTCCTGGGAGAAGTACGAGACCTCGTCCGCTAGGAACTTCAAAGTATTCAGACTTTAATTTTAGATCGAGTGAAATGAATAGATCGAATTTGAAGGAAGTAACGAggaaaacagacaaaaataataattcaaaggATAGTGATTTTGTTCCAAATAGTAGTCGTCTTCCGCTGATAGACGATCGACCAACAAAGACTAGTCCGGTCAAAGGAAATTCAAAATTGGACGAGCATTCTAAAAAGGTGTCATTTTCTATGAACGATTTAAGTACAGAGATCGACAACAGATGTTCGACTGCTGCCTCTCGTTCGAGTACGGTATCGGAGACGGCTATAGAGAATTATGGACATACAAGTCATGGTATAGCCGACATGCCGCGAACAGTGCTAGATGTCGTTTCGGGAAACAGCAACGACAACTCCGAAAATTTAAATAATTCCAAAAAGAAATCGAACAACTCGATCCCAACTGTGTCCAATAATCATAAACACTGGTTTCAGAGAGTCGTTGGCGATAAAGAGTTGATTGCCTCGAATGATTATGAAAATTTTGCTCGAACCGCTCGCCCGTTAACTGATCGACCCTCGGACGATCAACCTACAAACAGTAAAATTCCTCCGGAAAAACAGTATTCGAGATCAGGATGGAATGTGCATTCGCAGCCGTTTTTCTCTAATTATAGTGGGACGGACAGGCATGACAATAGAACATCAAGATTGAGTTCGACAAAAGTTGGAGCTAGGTCAGTTGAATCGAGGTTAAATGATCagaattatgtaaaaaataatgaaactgaAAAACTTAAAAGATTTGAAAGAACATACCAAGCTCAATCACTAACTCAATCAAGAATTGCCGAAAGATTAACTCAGGGTAAATCACCGGACAGATACGATAAATCTCCGGAAAGGAACAGTAGATTATCGGACAGAACGTCGCCTGCTCAAACACAAACTCCTAACCGACTTGCCGATAGACTTGCTTTAAGTCGTTCACCCGAAAGAGTGAGTCAGGGTCAAGGTCTCAATAGAAACTCACCACAAAGACAAAATAAGCTCGTAAGTATGGAACACCAGTTTAATGACATTGGCCAGTCTTCACCATTTTCACCTTCTCCACGATATATGGGAGAGTACAAACTGACTAAATCGCCACCTCCCGTCTCCCCTGGACGATATTTTCCTATCTTTCCATCTAATGGATCACCGATGAGAAAAATTGGAGGTGTGGGCAAGAATAAATTTCAGAGGACAAATTCAAAACAAGAGCCAATAGTGTTACCGTTACAAGAATCAGAAGGCTATATGATTTCATAG
- the LOC143076461 gene encoding uncharacterized protein LOC143076461, which yields MESYTECLPCSRNDKSAAADKWCVDCEDSLCKICVTAHRGNKASMRHHIIDLQAATMLIGDTLASQRQCPSHQDFTMDFFCTHHDVLCCRHCMSVSHRSCDKVVPLEIACKGAKNSTLYRDITDEMKQIRSTRNRIIQNDKETKQRICYEEKNIVNKISEAKESLIKKLNQKETFSLSELRDARNNIENTVDNQVADSEASVAEIDKYSKQLDILTTNGTDQHVFLRLRELQSIVSKQRECLEKLVSKLSEPHLIFQQPTDVFSECKGLGSISIQQERSSMQYSPRKHIQAQIVSTAGQFPKSFKFDSRINIDNGQVSGLTTDNSGNLIMTIHNRLLLYSENGRYIKECKLSGEAWDVSFHPKSGNVVVALQSGGLQLVHNFSTEPAIKFKNCIVGIAYGKDNICAGDSKGILHFFSFDVRHVKKVPIGGKGALYYIHCRNDKIYISESTSNVIHCLHNDGSHFFKISPLKLSMPDGISSDRQGNVYVVGRESDNIHRLSADGKKNDIILGSDDGIKDPYTICFSKDYGKLFVSNENGTSIFVYDCQY from the coding sequence ATGGAATCTTATACAGAGTGCCTACCCTGTTCTAGAAATGATAAGTCTGCTGCGGCCGATAAATGGTGTGTAGATTGTGAAGATTCGCTTTGTAAAATTTGCGTCACCGCGCATAGGGGGAATAAAGCATCAATGCGACATCATATTATTGATCTACAAGCAGCGACAATGTTAATTGGTGATACTTTGGCATCACAAAGACAATGTCCTAGTCACCAAGATTTTACGATGGATTTCTTTTGTACACACCATGATGTTCTTTGCTGCCGACATTGCATGTCGGTTAGTCACAGGTCATGTGATAAAGTCGTTCCGCTTGAAATAGCATGCAAAGGTGCCAAAAATTCGACTCTTTACCGAGATATAACTGACGAAATGAAGCAAATACGTTCAACACGTAACCGAATTATTCAAAATGATAAAGAAACTAAGCAAAGGATCTGCTATGAAGAGAAGAACATTGTTAACAAAATATCTGAGGCCAAAGAATCTTTAATCAAAAAGCTAAATCAGAAAGAAACTTTTTCTCTATCAGAACTAAGGGATGCTCGAAATAATATAGAAAACACAGTGGATAATCAAGTTGCTGATTCAGAAGCTTCAGTAGCTGAAATCGATAAATATTCGAAACAATTGGACATTCTAACCACCAATGGCACAGACCAGCATGTATTTCTTCGTCTGCGTGAACTGCAATCTATAGTCAGTAAACAGCGCGAGTGTCTTGAGAAACTTGTTTCTAAACTTTCAGAACCTCATTTGATCTTTCAACAACCCACAGATGTTTTCTCGGAGTGTAAAGGTTTAGGTTCAATTTCGATCCAACAAGAAAGGTCCAGTATGCAGTATAGCCCACGAAAGCATATACAAGCTCAAATTGTGTCAACTGCTGGCCAATTTCCGAAATCTTTCAAGTTCGACAGTCGTATTAATATTGATAACGGTCAAGTCAGTGGTCTCACCACTGATAACAGTGGTAACTTAATTATGACAATCCACAATCGACTTCTGTTATATAGTGAAAATGGGAGGTACATTAAGGAATGCAAGTTAAGTGGGGAAGCGTGGGATGTTTCATTCCACCCGAAATCCGGGAACGTTGTTGTAGCTTTACAAAGTGGCGGTTTACAACTTGTTCATAATTTTTCTACTGAACCAGccataaaattcaaaaattgtattGTTGGTATTGCCTATGGAAAAGACAATATTTGTGCAGGAGATAGTAAAGGGATACTTCACTTTTTTAGTTTCGACGTAAGACACGTAAAGAAAGTTCCGATTGGGGGGAAAGGGGCTTTGTATTACATACATTGcagaaatgataaaatatacatATCAGAAAGCACGTCCAATGTAATACATTGTTTGCATAATGACGGATctcatttctttaaaatcagtccTCTCAAATTATCAATGCCTGACGGTATATCGTCTGACCGTCAAGGAAATGTGTATGTTGTTGGTCGGGAATCAGACAATATACATCGCCTATCAGCAGATGGAAAAAAGAATGACATTATACTGGGATCGGATGATGGAATAAAAGATCCGTATACTATTTGTTTCAGTAAGGATTATGGAAAACTATTCGTGTCTAATGAAAACGGGACAAGTATCTTTGTGTATGATTGTCAGTATTAA